The genomic segment CCCGGGTGCGAGCCGCCCGGAATCCATCACCGACTCCGCCAAGGCCGTCGACCTGGTGCTGAGTGAGGGGGAGATGCAGCGCCTGGACGAGTCCCCCGTCTGGCACGACCCGCAGCCGCACCGCTGAGGCCTCGACAGGCTCGGCCACCGGCAACGACGAAGGCCCCGGATCAGTGATCCGGGGCCTTTCGTTGGTACACCGCCAGGGACTTGAACCCTGAACCCGCTGATTAAGAGTCAGCTGCTCTGCCAATTGAGCTAGCGGTGCTTGCTCCCGGGCCCGCAAGGACCCGAGGGATATTCAGTTGTTTGGTACACCGCCAGGGACTTGAACCCTGAACCCGCTGATTAAGAGTCAGCTGCTCTGCCAATTGAGCTAGCGGTGCGCGCGAGAAGGAACGTTACGCCTGCTCAGCGCCCAGCGCAAATCAGGCCCGACGGCGTGAGCTCCCAGACCTCGTCGGCCCACACTTCCAGCAGTTCCGCATCGTGGGGGATGGCCAGCACTCCCAGCCCGGCATCCACCTCCCGGCACAACAACCGCACCATGCCGGCGGTGGTCACCGCATCCAGCATCGTGGCTGCCTCGTCACAGAGCAGGAAGCGCACCGGGGCCAGCAGGGCCCAGCCCGCCACCAGCAGCAGTGCCGGGGCCTACCAACCACCACGTCGCTCAGTCATCCAGACCCACACTCGGATCCAGGGCCAGATAGCACAGGTCTGCCAGCAGGGAGCCGACGAGCACCAGCGCCGTGGAGGCCACGGTCAACAATGCCAGCAGCGGCAGGTCCAGGTCCCGCGCCGAGGTGACCATCGCGGCCGCCAGGCCCGGCCAGGCGAAGGACTCCTCCCCGATCACGGCGCCCACCAGCTCCGGGAGCCGCACCCCGACCAGCGTGACCAGCGGCGCCAATGAGACGGGGAGTACGTGGCGCAGCGCCACGGTACGCCAGGACAGCCCTCGGACGACGGCGGCACGGACGGCGTCGGAGGCCAGCGCGGCGCGCACCTCGGTGCGGCAGCTGAGCAGCAGCCACGGCGCCTGGGACAGGCCGAGCACCAGCGCAGGCAGGACCAGGTGGTGGGCGACGTCGAGCACGCCGCCTCCGCCCCGTACGGTGACTGCGCCGACGGCCGGGAACCAGCCCAGCCCGAGCGAACCGACCATGATCAGGCCCAGGGCCAGCACATGGGGCGGGATGGACTGCACCAGGATGATGAGGGCCTCGCTGGCACGGTCCAGCCAGGACCCAGGACGAAGCGCCGCGACCACTCCCCCACACAACCCCAACAGGACAGCCACCAGCAGCCCGACCGTGGACAACAGCAGCGTCCACGGCAACCTGTCGGCCAGCACCTGCGCCACCGGGCCCCTGGCTTTGACCTGTTGGCCGATCCCACCCGCCCCAAGCTGCTCACGCAGATCCACCTGCACCCGGACTCCCGCGTCGGTGAGCTGGCCGAGGCCTGTGGAGTCACGCCCACCGCCGCCTCGCAGGCGCTGCGAGTGCTGCGCGACCAAGGCTGGGTGGAGGCCCATCAGCAGGGCCCCAGCGTGCGCTACCGGCTGGTGGACGGCGCGGTGCACACCGTGCTGCACCTGATGGGCCAGACCCACGACCACTGACCCGGACTGACACGCGACGAAGGGCGCCGAGGACTTGTCCTCGGCGCCCTTCGCGCTGGTCAGGTGCTCAGCGCATCACTTCACGCCACCGGCGGTCAGACCGGCCACGATCCGACGCTGGAAGATCAGCACCATGGCGAGCAGCGGCACGGTCACCACCACACCGGCGGCCATGATGGCGCCGTAGGGGATGTTGAACGCGCTGTCACCGGTGAACTGGCTCAGCGAGACCGGGGCCGTCATCTTCTTGCGGTCGGGCAGGAAGGTCATGGCGAACATGTATTCATTCCAGACCGCGATGAAGGTCAGGATGACGGTGGTGAAGATGCCGGGCGCCGCCAACGGCAGGATGATCTTGCGGAAGGCCGTGGTGGGCGTGCACCCGTCCACCATGGCCGCCTGCTCCAGTTCGACGGGAAGCTGACGGAAGAAGGCCGTCAGGTTCCACACGCACAGCGGCAGACCGAAGGACAGCGACGGGATGATCGCCGCCTGGTAGTGGTTCATCCAGTCGATCGGCAGCCACTCGTAGTTGCCGGTGAACATCTTCAGCAGCGGCACCAGGATGGTGATGGCCGGGAACATCGAGCAGCCGATGATGATGGCCAGCACCAGTGCCTTGCCCGTGAAGCGCAGACGGGCCAGGGCGTAGGCGGCGACGATGCCGAAGAGCAGCGTCAGGGCCGTGGTCACCGTCGAGATCAGGATCGAGTTGCCGATGGCGGTGAAGAAGTTGTTCTTCTCGTTGAAGACGATGTGGAAGTTCTGCACCGACATCGGGTTCGGGATGAACTCCGTGCTCAGGCCCTCACTGGGCAGGCGCAGCGAGCTGATCACCATCCAGAGGAAGGGCAGGATGCAGTAGATGATGATCAGGGCGATGCCCAGCAGCGAGGCCACCGTCCCGGCGATCTGCTTGCCCGTCTTCTTCGGCTTGTTGAGCGTCTCCAGCTCGCGCTTGGTGAGCAGCTCCTGGCCCTCGGGGACCGTGAGATTCGTGGTGCTCATGCCGCACTCTCCCCACTGGTGATGGTCTGGTTGGCCTTGGTGCGCTTGACCTGCTGCTTGTGCAGGGCGCGCATCCGCTTGCGCTGGGCCGTCTTGGCCCGGGTCTCGTCGTCACCGACGACGTCGGCACCCAGCAGCTTGATGAACAGAAAGGCCACCAGGCAGATGAGCAGGAAGAGCAGGATCGAGTACGCGGCGGCCGGGCCGTAACGCTGGCTGACGGCCTCGTTGTAGGCGAACATGCTCAGCGTCTCCACCGAGTACTTGTTCGGGCCGATCAGGCCGTAGGGAAGGTCGAACATGCGCATGGTGTCCAGGGTGCGGAAGAGCACCGCCACCACCAGGGCGGGCTTGACCATCGGCAGCGTGATCCGGGTGAACTGCTGCCACGCGGTGGCCCCGTCCACCTTGGCGGCCTCGTAGACCTCCGCGGGAATGGTCTGCAGGCCGGCCAGTGTCAGCAGCCCGATGAAGGGGGCTGTCTTCCAGACGTCGGCCATGATGACCGCCAACTGGGAGGCCGACGAGTCACCCAGCCAGAGAATCTCCTTGCCCAAGATCTTGTTGGCCACGCCGTCGGCCTGGAAGATCACGAACCACAGCTTGGCAGAGACGATGGTCGGGATGGCCCACGGCACCAGGATGGCGGCGCGCACCAGGCCGGTGCCCTTGAAGGCTCGCGCCATGATCAGGGCCATCGCGACGCCGAGGATGGTCTCGATCACCACGCAGATGACGGTGAACCAGACGTTGTTGACGAAGGCATTCATCAGGCGCGGCATGGAGCCGAAGACGCCATCGACCGCAGTGGAGTTGGACGTCAGGGCGTTGAGGTAGTTCTCCAGACCGACGAACTTGGTGCCGGTCTCGGCCATGCCTGTGGTGGGATCGATCCCATTGCTGGTCTTGTAGAAGGACTCGATCACGCTGAGCACGATCGGGATGCCGACCACGAACAGGATCACGGCGAGGGTGGGTGCAACGAGGATCCAGGCAAGGGTGCCCTGCCCGTCGCTGAGGGCGTTCTTCTTCGCCTTGCGGGACGAAGCGCCCTGGGTTTCGACAGCGGTGACCATCTTTTCCCTCCTTTGGGAATGTGACTGACACAGCGCCCGGTACGGACCGCCGGTGCGGTCCGTACCGGGCAGACAGTGTGCTGTCAGGAAATTACTTGGTCAGCTCGGTGAGCTTGGTCTGCAGACCCTCGAAGTTGCTCTTGGGATCCTTGCCGGCGATCACATTGGCCGAGGCGTCCTGGATGGCCTGGGTGGCGTCGTTGTACGCGACGACCTTCGGGCGGGCCTTGGCTGTGGCGATGGACTCCTTCAACACAGGCAGGTAGGGAAGCTGCTTCACCAGGTCTGCATCGGCGTAGAGGGACTCGCGGGTGGGAGCCAGGGTGGCCTTCTGCGCAGCGGTCTTCTGCTGGGCCTCCTCGCCGTACCACTTGATGAAGTCACGGGCGGTGCCGAGGTTCTTCGCGGTCTTCGAGATGGCCAGGTTGTGGCCACCCAGGGTGGACACGCCGGGGCCCTCGAGGCCGGGCAGCGGGGCGATGCCGAACTTGTCGGCAACCTTCGACGAGCCGTCCTTGGCCTGCATCAGGGAGTAGATGTAGGGCCACTGGCGCAGGAAGACGAGCTTGCCGTCCTGGAAGGCCTGGCGGCTGGGCTCCTCCATCCAGGTGGTGGCGGCCTTGGGGATGGTGCCGTCCTTGAAGGAGTCCTGCAACCACTGGACACCCTTGAGGGCGGCCTCGGAGTTCACCTGCGGCTTGCCGTCCTTGTCCAGGAACTCGGCGCCGGAGGAGTTGACGATCTCGGTGATGTTGCAGGTCAGGCCCTCGTACTTCTGGAACTGGCCGCCATAGCAGTCCAGGCCCTTGCCCTCGGGCAGGGCCTTGACCTTGGTGCAGGCCGCCTTCATGTCGGACCAGGTCTTGGGGGCCTCCTTGATGCCGGCCTTCTCCAGCAGGTCCTTGCGGAAGTAGAGCATGGCGCCGTCCGAGCTGGTCGGGTAGGCGTAGAGCTTGTCGAAGTAGGTGGCGCCGTCGACGGCGGGCTGCAGCATGCCGTCGGTGGGGAACATGTCCTTGGGCAGCTCATGCACCCACTGCTTGGCGGCGAACTCGGCGGTCCAGACGATGTCCAGGTAGAGCACGTCGAAGTTCGAGGCGCCCTTGGTGTTGGCATTGTCGACCATCTTCTGGCGCTGCTCATCGGCGGAGGCCGAGAGCTGCACGAAGGTCACCTTCTCGTTCGGGTGCTCCTTGTTCCACTCGTTGAGCAGGGGCTGCACCAGGTTGTTGTTGTCCTTGCCCTGGACGAAGGTGATCGGACCCTTCTGGTCCCAGTTGAGAGCAGCGGTGCTCTCGCCCGACGTGGCCTTGTCGCCGCCGCCGCACGCTGCGGTGGCCAGGACAGCAATGACGGAGAGGCCGGCGAATGCGACGCGCTGGGCCTTGTTTGTGGTTGCCATGGACTGGATCCTCACTTCTTTGTGTGACCCCCGAGGAGCGGGGACTGCAGCAGCAGCCTAACCACATGTCCCGGCGGTTCAACCACCAGAGGCCGCATTGCCACGAATTTGTTATCAACGGGCCGATGCCACCCCCAAACATTTCCCCACCCAGCGCAAGGCGGCAGCAGTTTCCCCTTGTCAGAAAGAATTGGCAGGTTCAAACTCTCATCGTCTTCTGACCCTGCGGTCAGAACAACATGGCACGCCACAGAACCGGACATGAACGCACCACACGCAGCATGAGGCGCCCGCCGAATGGCGGACGCCTCATGCGATGAAGTAGCTGCGAGATCAGCGCTTGGCAGCCTTCTTGACCTGCTTGGCCGCGATCCTGCGCTGGTGGCGGGCCTCCTTGGCGAGCACCTTCTGCTGGGCGCTGGTCTCCTTGCGCACCTGCAGGGCGAGGGCCTTGGCCTCCTTCACGGCGGACTTGGTCTTGCTCCGGTTGCGGACGCCCTTGACCACCGCGCGCACCACGGCCAGCCCGATGGCAGCGGCACCAGCGGCAACGCCCGCGACGCTCAGCCGGTCGGTCCGCCATCCGTCATCGTCCTTGACCTGGCTCTTGAGGTGGCTCACCTCACCCATCGCGAAGGCCTTGGCCTCGTCGACGCTGCGCTGCTTGACGGCCTTGGGGTGGACCTCGGTGACAAGGCCCTCGACGTTGGCGGTCATCCGCGCGCGAGCTGCGGCGATGTCCGCCTTGATCTGGGCGGCAGAGCGATTGTCGGTCTTCTTGTCAGCCATGGGCTCTCCTGTCTGGCACTTCTTGTCTCGGGTACCGCGGGCGACGGATCCCGCGCTGCGGGCTCCACGTTCCACCACAGCCTATGCCCCACGCGCCCCCGCTGTGTCCTTCCACCCCGGTGGAGCTGTGCGCTGTTGGCGAACCGTGGCTATTCTCGCGTCATGACCGAACGTCTCGCCGCTAGCTCCCCAGCCCCCGCATTCACCCTGCCCGACGCCCAGGAGCAGCCGGTCAGCCTGGCCGACTTCGCGGGCAAGAAGGTCATCCTCTACTTCTACCCGGCCGCGATGACACCCGGCTGCACCATCCAGGCCGTCGACTTCACCGCCGCAGCCAAGGAACTGTTTGAGGCCGGGTACACCGTCGTCGGGATCAGCCCGGACTCCCCCGCCAAGCTGGCGAAGTTCGCCCAGAAGGAGAACCTCTCGGTGCTCCTGTTGGCGGATCCGGAGCGCGAGGCGCTCACCTCCTACGCCGCCTTCGGCAAGAAGATGCTCTACGGCAAGGAGATCGAGGGAGTCATCCGCTCCACCTTCGTCATCGACGTCGACGAGGCCGGGCAGGGAACCGTCGAGGTGGCCCAGTACAACGTCAAGGCCACCGGACACGTCGCCAAGCTGCGCCGGGAGCTGGGTATTTGACCCGCGTCCCCTAGACTGCTGCCTCGAGCCGAAGTGGTGGAATTGGCAGACACGCAGGATTTAGGTTCCTGTGCCTTCGGGCGTGAGGGTTCAAGTCCCTTCTTCGGCACCAGATCATCCCGCGACCCCCTGTCTGACCGTGACATGGCGCCAGTTCTTGCACGTGCCGCTGCTGGGTGCACGTGGCACCCCGCACAAGCGTCGCCAGGTGCAGCAGGTGGCGCAAGGTGCCGCGGGCGTTGCCTCGTCAAGGCGTTCAATGCCTGAGCCTCGAAATTCGGTGGCGGGATCCTGTCCTGGCCCGGCAGGCTGAGCGCATGAGCTTCACCATCTGCGAGATCGCCGTGCCAACCCGCGACGCTGTCGACCCGTCGTGGGTGATGACCCAGAGCGACGAGATCCGGCTGGCCGAGGCACTCGACGTGCTGGGCGCCGACGACTTCCACACGCCCCTGGCCCTTGCCGTCCATGGGATGCGCCATCAGGACGACGGGTGGATGGTTGCCCTGGTGGCCTTCGATGGCATCGATACCGCGTGTCTCCCCACCGGTTCGCACGGCCTGCCCCTGATCAGCTGGGAGGCGGACCTGGCACCCGCACCAGGGCTGGTCCTGGGAGTGGCAGGCGTCTCGGGGCACATCCATGACAACACCACCCTCGCGGAACTCCACGTCATCGTCCCCGTCGAACATCGTCGTCGCGGAATCGGGCGCGCCCTGCTCCGGGCCTCGGAGCGGGTGGCCGCCGACCGCGGCTGCACCACCGTGCAGTGCTGGGCCGACCACCGGCCCGTCCTGGGCGACGAGCCCACCATCACGGCCCCGACGGGATTCGGCACCGTCGCCCTTGCCGATGACGCCACGGCTTTCGCCCTGGCCAGCGGTTACGTCCTGGAACAGTGCGAGCGGCACTCATCCTGTCCGCTGCCGGGCGACGAGCAGCAACTGGACCGGCTCTGGGCCGAGGCCCTGCCATGTGCGGAAGGCTACGAGCTGCGCACCATCATCGACGAGCTGCCCGAGGAGCTGTTGGAACCCTTCGCCGCGATGATGCGGCACTTCACCGAGCAGATGCCCAATGCCGGGTTGGAATCCGAACCCGAGGACTGGACCCCAGAGCGGATCCGACGCGCCGAGCAACGTCGGCGGGCCACCGGCCGGCGCAGCGTCACCACCGTCGCGCTGGACCGGGCCACCGGAGCGATGGCCGCCACCACGGGTATCACCACCGATCCCGCTCACGAGCAGGTCTGCTACCAGCAGCACACCGTCGTCGACGCCGGCCACCGAGGCCACCGGCTGGGACTGCTCAGCAAGGTCGCCAACCACCGAGCCGTCGCCAAGCACTTCCCCGAACGACGACGCCTGCACACCTGGAATGCCGGGGAGAATCGCTGGATGCTCTCCATCAATGACCGGATGGGCTTTGTGGAGGGTGTGACGGAGGGGGCGTGGCAGAAGCGCCTGTGACCAGCCAAGGCCCCTGCCGGTGCCACCATGGGGACATGCAACGCCGTCACCTCTTGAGGCTGTCCGCCCTGGCCATCACCGCCCCGCTGACTGCCTGCCGCGACCAGGAGCCAGCTCCGGCCCCGACGCCTTCTGCCACGGCGCCCGCCGGGATGGTGCTGCTCGCCCCCGGCGAGACGAAGGTCGGGGCCCCGCAGGAAGCGGCAGAGATCACCGCCGCCTCTGGCAAGGCCGCCTGCGCCTTTGCCGCCCGTCTGGCGAAGGCCATCGCGGAGAACGACGACCTGCTGGTCTCCCCCATCTCGCTGGCCCTGCCCCTGGCCATGCTGGCCAACGGCGCGAAGGCCACCACCCTGGCCAAGCTGCAGACCCTGCTGGGCTATGGCAGCCTCGCGGAGATGAACGGCCAGCTCGGCGCCGTCCAGCAGGCACTGGCCTCGCGCAACCACACCGTCGAGAAGGGCACGCGTAGCGGCGAGGTGGCGCTGGAAGTGGCCAATGCCCTGTGGGCGCAGCAGGCCACACCCGTCAGGCAGACCTTTCTGACCGCCTGCGCCCGCTGGTACGGCGCCGGTGTGCAGGGCGTCGACTTCACCGCGCCGCAGTCCACCGCCAATGCCATAAACAGTTGGGCGGACGAGCACACCCACGGCCGGATCAAGGACCTGGTCAGTCCCGACGCGATCACGCCCGCCACCAGCCTGGTGCTGACCAATGCCACCTGGTTCACGGCGCCATGGGCCGACGGGTTCAGCCGCGGCGACCGGCTGCCCTTCACCCACGAT from the Luteococcus japonicus genome contains:
- a CDS encoding ABC transporter permease; protein product: MAQVLADRLPWTLLLSTVGLLVAVLLGLCGGVVAALRPGSWLDRASEALIILVQSIPPHVLALGLIMVGSLGLGWFPAVGAVTVRGGGGVLDVAHHLVLPALVLGLSQAPWLLLSCRTEVRAALASDAVRAAVVRGLSWRTVALRHVLPVSLAPLVTLVGVRLPELVGAVIGEESFAWPGLAAAMVTSARDLDLPLLALLTVASTALVLVGSLLADLCYLALDPSVGLDD
- a CDS encoding ArsR/SmtB family transcription factor, giving the protein MADPTRPKLLTQIHLHPDSRVGELAEACGVTPTAASQALRVLRDQGWVEAHQQGPSVRYRLVDGAVHTVLHLMGQTHDH
- a CDS encoding carbohydrate ABC transporter permease is translated as MSTTNLTVPEGQELLTKRELETLNKPKKTGKQIAGTVASLLGIALIIIYCILPFLWMVISSLRLPSEGLSTEFIPNPMSVQNFHIVFNEKNNFFTAIGNSILISTVTTALTLLFGIVAAYALARLRFTGKALVLAIIIGCSMFPAITILVPLLKMFTGNYEWLPIDWMNHYQAAIIPSLSFGLPLCVWNLTAFFRQLPVELEQAAMVDGCTPTTAFRKIILPLAAPGIFTTVILTFIAVWNEYMFAMTFLPDRKKMTAPVSLSQFTGDSAFNIPYGAIMAAGVVVTVPLLAMVLIFQRRIVAGLTAGGVK
- a CDS encoding carbohydrate ABC transporter permease, whose product is MVTAVETQGASSRKAKKNALSDGQGTLAWILVAPTLAVILFVVGIPIVLSVIESFYKTSNGIDPTTGMAETGTKFVGLENYLNALTSNSTAVDGVFGSMPRLMNAFVNNVWFTVICVVIETILGVAMALIMARAFKGTGLVRAAILVPWAIPTIVSAKLWFVIFQADGVANKILGKEILWLGDSSASQLAVIMADVWKTAPFIGLLTLAGLQTIPAEVYEAAKVDGATAWQQFTRITLPMVKPALVVAVLFRTLDTMRMFDLPYGLIGPNKYSVETLSMFAYNEAVSQRYGPAAAYSILLFLLICLVAFLFIKLLGADVVGDDETRAKTAQRKRMRALHKQQVKRTKANQTITSGESAA
- a CDS encoding ABC transporter substrate-binding protein, with the translated sequence MATTNKAQRVAFAGLSVIAVLATAACGGGDKATSGESTAALNWDQKGPITFVQGKDNNNLVQPLLNEWNKEHPNEKVTFVQLSASADEQRQKMVDNANTKGASNFDVLYLDIVWTAEFAAKQWVHELPKDMFPTDGMLQPAVDGATYFDKLYAYPTSSDGAMLYFRKDLLEKAGIKEAPKTWSDMKAACTKVKALPEGKGLDCYGGQFQKYEGLTCNITEIVNSSGAEFLDKDGKPQVNSEAALKGVQWLQDSFKDGTIPKAATTWMEEPSRQAFQDGKLVFLRQWPYIYSLMQAKDGSSKVADKFGIAPLPGLEGPGVSTLGGHNLAISKTAKNLGTARDFIKWYGEEAQQKTAAQKATLAPTRESLYADADLVKQLPYLPVLKESIATAKARPKVVAYNDATQAIQDASANVIAGKDPKSNFEGLQTKLTELTK
- a CDS encoding DUF3618 domain-containing protein — its product is MADKKTDNRSAAQIKADIAAARARMTANVEGLVTEVHPKAVKQRSVDEAKAFAMGEVSHLKSQVKDDDGWRTDRLSVAGVAAGAAAIGLAVVRAVVKGVRNRSKTKSAVKEAKALALQVRKETSAQQKVLAKEARHQRRIAAKQVKKAAKR
- a CDS encoding peroxiredoxin; translation: MTERLAASSPAPAFTLPDAQEQPVSLADFAGKKVILYFYPAAMTPGCTIQAVDFTAAAKELFEAGYTVVGISPDSPAKLAKFAQKENLSVLLLADPEREALTSYAAFGKKMLYGKEIEGVIRSTFVIDVDEAGQGTVEVAQYNVKATGHVAKLRRELGI
- a CDS encoding GNAT family N-acetyltransferase; translated protein: MSFTICEIAVPTRDAVDPSWVMTQSDEIRLAEALDVLGADDFHTPLALAVHGMRHQDDGWMVALVAFDGIDTACLPTGSHGLPLISWEADLAPAPGLVLGVAGVSGHIHDNTTLAELHVIVPVEHRRRGIGRALLRASERVAADRGCTTVQCWADHRPVLGDEPTITAPTGFGTVALADDATAFALASGYVLEQCERHSSCPLPGDEQQLDRLWAEALPCAEGYELRTIIDELPEELLEPFAAMMRHFTEQMPNAGLESEPEDWTPERIRRAEQRRRATGRRSVTTVALDRATGAMAATTGITTDPAHEQVCYQQHTVVDAGHRGHRLGLLSKVANHRAVAKHFPERRRLHTWNAGENRWMLSINDRMGFVEGVTEGAWQKRL
- a CDS encoding serpin family protein, which gives rise to MQRRHLLRLSALAITAPLTACRDQEPAPAPTPSATAPAGMVLLAPGETKVGAPQEAAEITAASGKAACAFAARLAKAIAENDDLLVSPISLALPLAMLANGAKATTLAKLQTLLGYGSLAEMNGQLGAVQQALASRNHTVEKGTRSGEVALEVANALWAQQATPVRQTFLTACARWYGAGVQGVDFTAPQSTANAINSWADEHTHGRIKDLVSPDAITPATSLVLTNATWFTAPWADGFSRGDRLPFTHDDTSTTTVESFRAASRQWADGPGWRASCLDYLGDELAMAFVLPDKGKDQALLDGWATGGLHRMLTGWRTAQVALTVPMWQHEQELVLKEALHRMGIKHLFVEDTDVDLTGIRDEEMALTAVVQKTWISVDEKGTEAAAATAAYVGATSAQPPQERHDLVLDRPFWYVIFDRQTTTPLFVGRVAKP